A genomic window from Actinomycetaceae bacterium MB13-C1-2 includes:
- a CDS encoding glycoside hydrolase family 1 protein → MTGFKKNFLWGAAIAANQAEGAWDVDRKGISQADVVPYGGDARGKKLDTIRSKKEIERYLADSSLTFPKRYGIDFFHTYRDDLALLRDAGLNAFRTSISWPRLFPTGMEEEPLKEGVEYYRQMFSYMRQIGIEPIITISHYEMPLELITNCGGWANRKVKNAFERFAKFVVNEYKDLVTYWIVFNQINSAIMDPYLALGILAADVPDPVQAKFQAIHNQLVSNAEIVRYGRELNANLRMGSMILDQTAYPRTPKPEDMFAALRYNQQAYFFSDVMVQGEYPEYVLAELARQGIEISWEPGDAETLREGTIDFLALSYYMTIVVDEGITFLDADSWDIGEAFANPYLEASEWGWQIDPLGLRYALNVLNDRYRGIDLMIAENGLGYRDVVVDGTINDQYRIDYHAGHLRALREAIADGCHVIGYMPWSGIDIISASTSEMSKRYGFVYVDLDDLGEGSGKRLKKKSFDWYREVIASNGESL, encoded by the coding sequence ATGACCGGGTTTAAGAAGAATTTTCTTTGGGGCGCGGCAATTGCGGCGAATCAGGCTGAGGGCGCGTGGGACGTAGACCGTAAGGGAATCTCGCAGGCTGACGTTGTTCCGTACGGGGGCGACGCACGAGGGAAAAAACTCGACACGATCCGGTCGAAAAAGGAAATCGAACGATATCTTGCGGATAGTTCACTCACGTTCCCTAAGCGGTATGGAATTGATTTCTTCCACACGTATCGTGATGATCTGGCACTTCTTCGCGACGCCGGGCTAAACGCCTTCAGAACTTCTATTTCGTGGCCCCGACTTTTCCCTACCGGAATGGAAGAAGAGCCGCTGAAGGAGGGCGTCGAGTACTACCGCCAGATGTTCAGCTATATGAGGCAGATCGGTATTGAACCAATCATCACAATCTCTCACTACGAGATGCCGCTGGAACTCATTACCAACTGTGGGGGTTGGGCGAATCGTAAGGTCAAGAATGCATTTGAAAGATTCGCGAAGTTCGTGGTCAATGAGTATAAGGACTTGGTCACCTACTGGATAGTCTTCAACCAGATTAACTCGGCGATAATGGACCCCTACCTAGCGCTTGGAATCCTGGCGGCTGATGTTCCTGACCCGGTTCAAGCGAAGTTCCAAGCCATTCATAATCAGTTGGTTTCCAATGCAGAAATCGTTCGCTACGGACGGGAACTGAACGCAAATCTACGGATGGGCTCCATGATCCTGGATCAGACGGCGTATCCGCGAACTCCGAAGCCAGAGGACATGTTTGCTGCGCTTCGTTACAACCAGCAGGCCTACTTCTTTAGCGATGTGATGGTCCAAGGAGAGTACCCAGAATACGTGCTGGCAGAGCTAGCGAGGCAGGGTATAGAGATCAGTTGGGAGCCGGGCGACGCAGAGACACTTCGTGAAGGAACCATTGATTTCTTAGCCTTGTCCTACTACATGACAATTGTCGTGGACGAGGGGATCACTTTTCTCGATGCTGATTCCTGGGATATCGGTGAAGCGTTTGCAAATCCCTACTTGGAGGCAAGTGAATGGGGATGGCAGATTGATCCTCTTGGCCTCCGATACGCCCTCAACGTCTTGAATGATCGATACCGGGGGATAGATCTGATGATCGCAGAGAACGGACTCGGATACCGTGATGTAGTTGTCGACGGGACCATCAATGACCAGTACCGAATCGACTATCACGCTGGGCATCTACGCGCTCTTCGTGAAGCCATAGCCGACGGATGCCACGTAATCGGCTATATGCCCTGGTCGGGGATCGACATTATTAGTGCTTCGACATCCGAAATGAGTAAGAGGTACGGGTTCGTATACGTCGACCTTGACGACCTTGGTGAAGGTAGCGGTAAACGTCTCAAAAAGAAGTCGTTTGACTGGTATCGGGAAGTGATCGCCTCGAATGGGGAGTCGCTTTGA
- a CDS encoding PTS transporter subunit EIIC, whose amino-acid sequence MNQKVVPFTNKVTRNPWVKAVQDSFLTILPFVLVGSFVTLIGLVPEIPWVRENWTWWPDLSPISSFSFGLMGLILAFLIPYFAMENKGVQRTKLLAGATGIASYLMLAKPALVVDEETWAMSATFEFDRFGAGGVFVALVVGLLVGLIFFSSSKWSFFKKSSSLPDFIITWFDSLIPIAVVLGVSWLITFSFGFDAFAILGTIFSPLLSIGQSYPGFVLIVFITVFIYSFGISSWVMGPIIFPIMFAGIAENQAAVAAGLAPTMINTQEVVYIGWIAIGGLGATLPLALMMLFAAKSKQLKAVGKAVIVPSIFNINEPVVFGAPIAFNPILMIPMWINGLLLPLIVWPALHFGMAPIPAEPFQIWYMPYPISTWLVAPAIGSLILFVIVVAVATAVWFPFFRVYDNQLLVREGKTDEQQMESVGASETPGTNRPAPRKAPTKRTRVEL is encoded by the coding sequence ATGAACCAGAAAGTTGTTCCTTTCACCAACAAAGTGACGCGGAACCCTTGGGTGAAGGCAGTTCAGGATTCGTTTCTGACAATCTTGCCGTTTGTCCTTGTTGGATCCTTCGTCACCCTGATCGGATTGGTCCCCGAGATTCCCTGGGTGAGAGAGAACTGGACGTGGTGGCCGGACCTTTCACCAATTAGTTCTTTCAGTTTCGGACTGATGGGCCTTATCCTGGCATTCTTAATTCCCTACTTCGCCATGGAGAACAAGGGCGTTCAGCGCACGAAGCTCTTGGCCGGCGCTACCGGCATCGCGTCGTATCTGATGCTGGCCAAACCAGCGCTCGTGGTGGACGAAGAAACCTGGGCAATGTCGGCAACCTTTGAGTTTGACCGCTTTGGTGCCGGAGGAGTGTTTGTTGCACTAGTCGTCGGGCTGCTGGTCGGACTGATATTCTTCTCGTCCTCGAAGTGGTCTTTCTTCAAGAAATCGTCTTCGCTCCCGGACTTTATTATCACCTGGTTCGACTCGTTGATCCCGATAGCCGTAGTTCTAGGAGTTTCATGGCTTATCACCTTCAGCTTTGGTTTTGATGCATTCGCCATTCTCGGGACGATCTTTAGTCCCCTGCTCAGCATCGGACAGAGCTATCCCGGGTTTGTCCTCATCGTCTTTATCACCGTGTTCATCTACTCGTTCGGGATCAGCTCCTGGGTGATGGGGCCGATTATTTTCCCGATTATGTTTGCCGGAATCGCCGAGAACCAGGCTGCGGTCGCTGCGGGTCTCGCCCCGACGATGATCAATACGCAGGAAGTGGTGTACATCGGTTGGATCGCAATCGGGGGACTGGGGGCAACGCTTCCTCTGGCACTGATGATGCTGTTCGCAGCGAAGTCGAAGCAACTAAAAGCGGTTGGTAAGGCGGTCATTGTTCCTTCGATCTTTAACATTAATGAACCTGTCGTTTTCGGGGCACCTATCGCTTTCAACCCCATTTTGATGATTCCTATGTGGATCAACGGTTTGCTCTTACCCCTGATAGTTTGGCCAGCTCTGCACTTTGGTATGGCCCCTATCCCCGCTGAGCCATTCCAGATCTGGTATATGCCGTACCCGATTTCGACATGGCTGGTTGCGCCTGCGATCGGATCCCTAATTCTGTTCGTAATCGTGGTGGCGGTCGCCACTGCAGTCTGGTTCCCATTCTTCAGGGTCTACGACAACCAGTTGCTTGTACGAGAAGGGAAGACCGACGAGCAGCAAATGGAATCTGTCGGTGCGAGTGAGACACCCGGGACGAATCGACCCGCACCCAGGAAAGCACCCACCAAGAGAACTAGGGTGGAACTCTAG
- a CDS encoding PTS lactose/cellobiose transporter subunit IIA, with product MIAIDEVHQVAMEIILNAGNGRTKIKSALVAMEECDFDKARTDLDAAQEEITKAHRAQTKLIQSEARGEEIPSSILFVHAQDTLMTIKSEQNIAERLMGITDAFNRRLIALENEK from the coding sequence ATGATTGCGATAGATGAAGTCCATCAGGTTGCGATGGAAATTATCCTCAATGCTGGCAATGGTCGTACGAAGATCAAGAGTGCGCTGGTTGCGATGGAAGAGTGTGATTTCGACAAGGCTCGGACAGACCTTGATGCCGCACAAGAGGAAATAACGAAGGCTCATCGAGCGCAGACGAAACTGATTCAGTCAGAAGCGAGAGGCGAAGAGATCCCCTCGTCGATCCTCTTTGTCCACGCCCAGGACACTCTAATGACGATCAAGAGTGAACAGAACATTGCTGAGCGGCTTATGGGAATCACGGATGCCTTCAACAGGCGACTAATTGCTCTGGAGAACGAGAAGTAG
- a CDS encoding PTS sugar transporter subunit IIB: MSDQINIFICCGAGASSGFIAQKARQAAKARGWENVEVIARSEAELDENLPNADVVLLGPHLEYMIDDARRRAAAHEVRVALIPQSLYGTMDGAGILDLAADVLEAEDE; this comes from the coding sequence ATGAGCGACCAGATCAATATCTTCATCTGCTGTGGAGCGGGTGCTTCCAGTGGATTTATCGCGCAGAAGGCACGTCAAGCTGCAAAGGCACGCGGGTGGGAAAACGTGGAAGTCATAGCGCGGTCTGAGGCAGAACTCGATGAGAACCTTCCGAACGCCGACGTAGTGCTACTTGGCCCTCATCTTGAGTACATGATTGACGACGCGCGGAGGAGAGCTGCTGCCCACGAAGTCAGGGTTGCTCTGATACCTCAGAGTCTTTACGGAACGATGGACGGCGCAGGAATCCTGGATCTTGCGGCGGATGTTCTTGAGGCAGAAGACGAATAG